aagtacttttttagaggaaaaatacaaatttcagccaaaaaagtaaaatagggtgtgaaatagagcagttttttacccacacacgtaattaaatataacaaagaaataagaacaatattgttagtccaggtatggattcttgtcatagtcttttacatggtggatgcataagaaatatgtggatgtgaaaatatctcattaagttcggactggggtaatttgtgccagccaacatggggcaagttgagccatggtaattcttatggtaatgtataataaaaaaacaaaccaaaccttaaaaagccattgatatgcaggcagaacggagcaaattcacatgacatgttagtatttatagagaattagcaagtgaaaagacttaaaataataaaaaaatgacataccGGTTCTTCCGAcaaacattttgtacatagtttttgtggctcaacttaccccagaaggtggcacaacttaccccacagatggggcaagttgagccatttgacatcgtttttttttcaaaggtcacaatgactttcagtgtgggggtagaaagttatgtataggtgaaaaatatttcccaagaatcaaatttaaaggcaaggtacttaatactacaatattattagtcatatcaattctaacatgcaaaatgcaaaaagtgtcacaacttaccccgccttcccctataattaatttctatttcattCATAGTAATTGCGTTTACATGTACAAaggctatttaaaaaaaagagaaaatcaccATATTTTGAAGTGCAAAAGTACAGTACTCTACAGTAGGAGACATGGCACATGACTGTAGTCATAAAACAGTGCCGAAAGCTTTCTACACGTCCATTTAATAATCATTACaatctttgattatttttgaaGGTTTCCTTGGTTCAAGTTGAAGCCATTGATTGTGATGAAGCTAGAGAATGTGATAGAGGAATACATAGAGTATAATCCACATGAGGAGGTCCCTATACTACCAAACGTTGAGAATGTACGTTTTGATGACATGAGAGAGCGTCTTCTGAAGGCTCTTGAGTCTTTCAATAGGTatgtcttctctttttttttgtagttttgCTGCAGATTTACAGTagctaattttttaaaatttattattttttattaatattttttgtttaaaccaAGAACAACTGCTAGTTACACTTGTGTCTGGTTACATGTATGAAGTATTTATTTAGCCCCACAAAAGACAACCTGGttacctttattttgtatttttatttatcaaatgaaCATTTACTAGAAGTAATTATTGATGTAAacgtaatgaaataaaaaacccAAATATGTTATTCCTGAtcattgttatttctttttctatgTTAGTGCACCATTCACAATACAGAGGCTTTGTGAACTGTTGACAGAACCTAAGAGATACTACAGACGGAGTGACAAATTCATGCGAGGCATTGAAAAGGTAAAAATCCCTTGTTtcctatttgtatattttttgccACTTCTATACATGTGAAGTCAGTTTTATAAAGATTAGCCAATATAATGAGAATCAAATTGAGATTTGAAGATTATTATAACACAACTGAACCACAGTATGTTGATGGACTGGGAAAGAGATTCATAAGGCCATTGTGTATGCAGGGATTTCATCATATGAAGTTGAAAAAGATGATTAGATCTGGGGGATGGATGTTCCCTTGCCATATTGTGAACTTCAGATTGATTGAATAATTGATTGTATCATCTGTGTTAGAGGGCCCAAGTCTCCATATTGAGTTCTTCCTGTGAAATGTTTATATGGTATGTATTGACTGGCTTTGACTTGAGGGAGAtaccatgtatacatgtatttcccgAAGTAGTCTCATATTGCCCGAATCTTGACGAGAGCTACATGGGTGTACTGCGGGAAATATAATGTATCTCCCCAAAATTAAAGCCAGTCAGTATGTAGGCCTAAAGCTGTATgatgtgtaattcaaacaattatttttagCAATTTAAGTATGTTTGCCTGTTGGTACATTTTAGTCCAGTAGACGGTCTCATAGGCCATGTACAAGACCTGGAAAAGTTGTTAAGTACAAGGTTTTTTTGTTGATTCGTGTTCTAGATGGGTATTGAagtaaattcagcttggttgacACCTTGgcaaccttgagcattttttttaaattagcctaattagcataatcatcTAATTAgcatatatacaatatgtaaTATTCTACTTCTCTTAAACCAGGAGgactaaaaacataaataatataatttttctaaATGAATTACTCGCTATAGAAAACCATAGGAAGGTTGCATTATCTACGTATTTGGCATTTTTTGGATAGACATCCACAAATACGTATATATTACACTTATGTTAATTAgctcattatgctaattaggctGATTTTCGATAATTGCATAacttaaatatttgaattattgtCATGAATCGATTCCTCGTCACAGAACCTCTTagaaaaatgatattatttatgttttcaatCTTTCTGGTTTCAGAGAAGTAGCATATTACATATATCGTAATATGCTAATTAGATGATTATACTAATTAggctaataaaaaaaatgctcaaggttgccaaggtggcaaccaagctgaatttactTCAATATCCATCTAGAAcacaaatcaacaaaaaaaccTTGTACTTAACAACTTTTCCAGGTATGACAAATTTCTACTggactattttattcatgaacttgtgaaatacatgtaatcctGGCGAAGTTATTGTGACATAAACCTGCATAAAGTGTATACAGCCCAGGGCATCATGCATTGCACGCATATGCATTTGACAAGACTTTCGCTTTGGTTTGATGAAATGGATATAATGGACCAATAATTTATTATATAAGTgcaagaagaaaatgaataattcacGAAGAAGGGTGTATGCATATTATGGTCCCTAGTCATACAGCTTAACCCTGGGTGGGTCTTTGTGTATTATCGAGTTAATCAATTAGACTGACAAAATGTGCATTTACACATGTATCTTGTCTCCAAAATGCCTTATTCAGGTaataatcagtttttttttgttcatgccaTCCTATGAGTTATTCTCATTTAAGGTATGTTTTTGAATTTGTATTATGCCTTCTCATAGAATGTTCAAGTGGTGAGTACGATAACACCATCAGGGAAGCGCATTACATCCCTGTTTGACCTGCAGAAGAGCCCACCAATGATGAATGGCATAGTGCCTGACCCTGAGGCTTCACCTAATAGTGACAACAATGGATTCATACGACCAGACCCTGATGCATTTACCAGCAGCcccagtagcagtagtagtagtagtagtagggtGGATGCCATGAATGGTGTCAATCGTCCCTACTTCAACAGCGACACCATGGACGCACCTCTCCAGTTTGCATACCCCCTTGGTCAAAGTATGACCTCACCTATAACCTCTTTGCCAAGCTCAGATTCAGGTGTGAGGACTGACCTTAATAGACTCAATGGCACACATAGTGAACCTCACGAGGCTGAAGCTAAAGAGACCTCTGAAGCAATGCCTGGTGTCTCGCAAGACTCTGCTGAGTCTGATAGCACAAGAATCTGTGAAGAAAGAACGTTAGGGGATGATAATGTAGATAATGACACAGCCAGCGTAGTATCCTCAAGTGATGCAGAAAGCTTCGTGGGGGATGGTCATAAAGACGAAGGAGATGATGAAATGGAGGTTGATGTTGCTTCTTCAGGTGATGCAGGATGTGTACGAGATGGAGAAACAGAAGGAGTTCCAACTCTTCAATCTGAGCAGGGAAAAGATGGAAATGGAGATGTCTCAACAAGTGAATCTCGACAGGCTTCAGGAGAGTTACCCAAAGATGTTGAGGAAGCTGGAAAAGCAGACAGCAGTGAAGGTACatgtaaaatgatttaaaattcCATAAACCTTCAGTACTTTAAACATTAATATTtctattgatatatatatttttttattagagTTGAAAGATAGAACTAATAtgttgtatttattttgatggAAACGTGCATGATCCACTAAATTGTTATGAAGAAATGTTTTGATCAATGCATTTTCCACACATTTGTGAATTTTCTTGCATGTGTTACAATTTACAGTTAATGACTCCTTGCTTTACTTTGATTACATTGAACAGTGAATTATCCAGAGACCAGAGCAGTAAACGTGATTGGTTGCATATATCTACTACTAATGTGATTATGactataaatataatttcattcagACTTCTTATTAAAATTTTAGTTTACTTTTTGTCCATGCACAAAAGACAAGGACAGTTAAAGAACACATTCTTAGCCAGTAAAAATTagtgacataaaaaaaatgataaaaagtaaAGTAAAAATGTAATGACATAGAAGTGACAACATACAATTCACCTAGGGTTTTACCtctgatatgaaattattttgtgcGATATGGCATTTATTCTGGTCTTCGAAACTAATCATCTTTCAGCAATTTAGTCTGAAAAATGTAGCCTGTAGGGCTCCATGTTCTGAAGTACTAAAGCCAATTGTTGGCATTTGAAGTCTTACAAACCTCTAGTCTTTGCAAGTACATCAAAACTTTGGATGAGGGAAATGAATTAAACTGAATTCTGATCATTGTCTTCTTTTCATTTATGAAGGGAATCTAGCGGAGATTCCCGACATGTTAATTAGTTTCTTGTCAAACCCCACAATGCTGAAATTGCTCAAAGCTTTCTGATGATGGAGTTTTCATGTCTTGGAGGAGACTTTAAGTTCAGAACTTCACCAAGTTCTTAATTACAGTGATGCACATCTGAGTCCAGTTAGTCATCATACTGAGCAAGCCTTCCTGTCAGAtgttattatttgtataataggTTTGTTGGAAATGCATTAAGTAGTAGAACCAGACTTAATAAGGACTTCCCCACATACACCCATTTGTAACTAAGCAAGTATGGTGCATGTAGATGCCTAATAGGGAGCCCATGATATTTTATGATCATAGATTAAGTTAATAATTCAGATGTTGAATGTTGAATTTATTGCCTCTTACAGTGATTGCACAAAGACATAGCAATACTCGTAAAGGCTATTGCcatgttttatttcttcatacGACTAGGTACTTCAGCGAGCACACCCATGGAGTATGGGGAAGAACTCTCCAGTAACTCTGAGGCTGCATCAAGTGAAAACCAGAGTAATCAAGAGTCAGAAGATAGGTCAGATGTAAGGGACACCAATACCTCATTAGCCAGTCCAGAACAGGGTCAACCTGAAGCAGACATTGGTGCAGCAGGTGATGCAGGGCCAGGGGATTCTCTGCCTGGTGATGCAGGACCAGCTGACTCAAGCAATGATGCAAAAAGCACTCCTCTGGAAACTGCCTCGGAGAATGCAAGTGGATCATCAGAAGGTAACTTCTATTGTAAATCAATACCCAAAAgtctaagggggtgttgcaagaaaatatttgccatcaattgcaaatattctgttgcaattagctgtagcaaatcagtttaatcttcttgtttcaaggagcagattagcaatcaatcactaatttgcaattaactatAAGACATGTGATTGATTCAGGGACCAataatagacttgcaattgatcgtaagtttcttgcaacaccccataagtcTCAGGGACTGTACAGGAGTGTACCGTATAGGAACTCATAAAGCCAAAATGTTTTGAACTAAGTCTTCATACGaacaaaaaatttatattttttaattctgtataaaaaaaaaatctttgcccATACCATAAAATTTTTACCACATTGTATTACTCATCAATTTCCCATCCGTATGTTATGACTCGAAtggttttgttaatttttatttcatttgatttattattatttcacattctACAAAAACATATATCTTGTGCAAATGCAAATATAATGacaactagaattttaattcgtcatgaggacgaattaggtgatctgtctctgatttcatgatcagGAAGACAAccagcatgtttattgagatcaatatgatcatcatggtGAAAACTGAACTTCTCTTACGAAAAGAACGtgttgaatactcttgaaaaagagggaaatgaaaaagtgtaggtcatacacatattgtacaggaacattgtacattaaaagggattttaatctcttttattgtccaatgttttatttaatatacattgtaatggtcataaaggaccatctgtgaaatgttgaaaagaaaaaaaaaaaattctcatgtTCACCCCGGCCCCCTGGGCTCGAACCCTGGACCCTGAGGATGCAAGGCTTACCCATTGAGCTACACACTTCCCATAGACTTACACATAAGCAAAACaagaggatctcaaatccaattttgcaagtaaaatacgggcatgatcccggcatctgatcggaaaatggagaccacacttgcgatagcttacaatctcagctacaacatactccaagctcagagaaaaccgacaaaaagaaatggagatatggctcgcgaaatagaggaatgtaaaatccagttttgagaaaaagtcatttcccatagagattgcacacaaaatgagcgaaaatgacataCCCCTATAAATCGACATTTTCAGGGATAATCCGttccttaaaatgtaaaaatgctaaCTCATTAGATAGAGTGAGTCCTCGGCTACAATATATAAGAAACTgagcgaaaattgaccaatatttatGGAGTTAagagtcaaatttgcataattatgatgacgtcataagtagcaaaatgggaattttgagttccgacgccattttgatgacgtcatgataaaatttgggtcaaatgtgacatgaaatcatat
This genomic interval from Lytechinus pictus isolate F3 Inbred chromosome 3, Lp3.0, whole genome shotgun sequence contains the following:
- the LOC129283637 gene encoding serine/threonine-protein phosphatase 4 regulatory subunit 2-like; its protein translation is MYKSTSSALHLLYTGSIVDFDSKSVKMEDLSRDAELENYLDALNDFVKKPSKSIPSVLEQLIQRIARHGEPLFPWFKLKPLIVMKLENVIEEYIEYNPHEEVPILPNVENVRFDDMRERLLKALESFNSAPFTIQRLCELLTEPKRYYRRSDKFMRGIEKNVQVVSTITPSGKRITSLFDLQKSPPMMNGIVPDPEASPNSDNNGFIRPDPDAFTSSPSSSSSSSSRVDAMNGVNRPYFNSDTMDAPLQFAYPLGQSMTSPITSLPSSDSGVRTDLNRLNGTHSEPHEAEAKETSEAMPGVSQDSAESDSTRICEERTLGDDNVDNDTASVVSSSDAESFVGDGHKDEGDDEMEVDVASSGDAGCVRDGETEGVPTLQSEQGKDGNGDVSTSESRQASGELPKDVEEAGKADSSEGTSASTPMEYGEELSSNSEAASSENQSNQESEDRSDVRDTNTSLASPEQGQPEADIGAAGDAGPGDSLPGDAGPADSSNDAKSTPLETASENASGSSEADSKASSPETPPASLETLPTSDPVEAVESSADAASLTPSNQPSTDDVTDSTPTDSTSSSDNQSRGSPVPSGDGDAASSGDVANSEVCEEQPQSAESESTQS